One Spiroplasma endosymbiont of Cantharis nigra DNA segment encodes these proteins:
- a CDS encoding type II toxin-antitoxin system antitoxin SocA domain-containing protein, which translates to MFFYLKEDYIDYVLNVIAKVKLKNNINKVTQIQIQKIIYIVYSYFLIFKSKIANIKFETWKWGPVIYKLWKNHTQYSKSNVPLIFNEKEDLKIDNDFNSENIIVYEIIKFLLNLKYWDIVLICHEQTPWKKLYKPSKNNLITDQDILKFHNENNNNFFEYIDFIVKNVLK; encoded by the coding sequence ATGTTTTTTTATTTAAAAGAGGATTATATTGATTATGTTCTTAATGTAATAGCAAAAGTTAAGTTGAAAAATAATATTAATAAAGTGACTCAGATTCAAATTCAAAAAATTATTTATATTGTCTATTCCTATTTTTTAATTTTTAAATCAAAAATTGCAAATATAAAATTTGAAACTTGAAAATGAGGACCTGTAATTTATAAGTTATGAAAAAATCACACCCAGTATTCAAAGTCAAATGTACCATTAATTTTTAATGAAAAAGAAGATCTTAAAATAGATAATGATTTTAATAGTGAGAATATAATCGTCTATGAGATCATTAAATTTCTATTAAATTTAAAATATTGAGATATAGTTTTAATTTGTCATGAACAAACTCCATGAAAAAAATTATATAAACCTAGTAAGAATAATTTAATTACTGACCAAGATATCTTAAAATTTCATAATGAAAACAATAATAATTTTTTTGAATATATAGATTTTATAGTTAAAAATGTTTTAAAATAA
- a CDS encoding phosphoglycerate kinase, which produces MKKTLNDIQVSGKTVLVRVDFNVPLKDGVITDDNRIRAALPTINYLIEKGAKIVLFSHLSRIKEESDKVKKTLAPVAKKLEELSKKTIKFVSQTRGKELESAIKDLNVGEIILFENTRFEDVQNGELVKYESKNNKDLGKYWASLGDVFVNDAFGTAHRAHASNVGIASNISESCVGFLVQKELEMLAKGIDKPKHPFIAIIGGAKVSDKIGVIDNLLEKADKIIIGGGMAYTFFKAQGHNIGKSLCEEDKVALAKQYLDKSNGKIILPIDSANNKDFKDTPATISGVDLPDDVMGLDIGPKSIKLFEDILKDAKTVAWNGPMGVFEFEHYNKGTLAVCEAIANLKNSFTLIGGGDSAAAAIQLGFKEKFTHISTGGGASLEYMEGKALPGVEAIQNK; this is translated from the coding sequence ATGAAAAAAACACTAAATGATATTCAAGTATCAGGTAAAACAGTTCTTGTTAGAGTTGATTTTAACGTACCATTAAAAGATGGAGTTATAACTGATGATAACCGTATTAGAGCAGCATTACCAACTATTAATTATTTAATTGAAAAGGGAGCTAAAATCGTTTTATTTTCACACTTAAGTAGAATAAAAGAAGAAAGCGATAAAGTTAAAAAAACTTTAGCACCCGTTGCAAAAAAACTTGAAGAGTTATCAAAGAAAACAATAAAATTTGTGTCACAAACAAGAGGAAAAGAATTAGAATCAGCAATTAAAGATTTAAATGTTGGAGAAATAATCTTATTTGAAAATACACGTTTTGAAGATGTTCAAAATGGAGAACTTGTTAAATATGAATCAAAAAATAACAAGGACTTAGGAAAATACTGAGCTAGTCTAGGAGATGTATTTGTAAATGATGCTTTTGGTACTGCTCATAGAGCTCATGCATCAAATGTAGGAATAGCATCAAACATATCAGAGAGTTGTGTTGGATTTTTGGTTCAAAAGGAATTAGAAATGTTAGCAAAAGGAATTGATAAACCTAAGCATCCATTTATTGCAATAATTGGTGGAGCTAAGGTTTCTGATAAAATAGGAGTTATTGATAACTTATTAGAAAAAGCAGACAAAATTATTATTGGTGGTGGAATGGCATATACCTTCTTCAAAGCACAAGGGCATAATATTGGAAAATCATTATGTGAAGAAGATAAAGTAGCATTAGCAAAACAATATTTAGATAAATCTAATGGAAAAATTATTTTACCAATTGACTCTGCAAATAATAAAGATTTCAAAGATACACCTGCAACAATATCAGGAGTTGATTTACCAGATGATGTAATGGGATTAGATATTGGCCCAAAATCAATTAAATTATTTGAAGATATTTTAAAAGATGCTAAAACAGTGGCCTGAAATGGTCCAATGGGAGTATTTGAGTTTGAACATTATAATAAAGGAACATTAGCTGTTTGTGAAGCAATTGCTAATTTAAAAAACTCATTTACATTAATTGGTGGAGGAGATTCAGCAGCAGCAGCCATTCAATTAGGATTTAAAGAAAAATTTACACATATTTCAACAGGTGGAGGAGCATCTTTAGAATATATGGAAGGAAAAGCTTTACCTGGAGTAGAAGCAATTCAAAATAAATAA
- a CDS encoding APC family permease: protein MKTRKEQLGLFSIIWIGFTFIAGITFTASFSQIVLGEDGIGLHIIWLFLIEGLIAFMCAWAFAKLVKYHPQANGGGSQYVRTAFGKFWGLLIGFINYSVIPVIGMALIVTMVRTNFGPLEEGQHGLWLVGQGQNGNYGKFGEWGNLYLDLIAFALYIFAATIIFFGIKKYKYVGLIIGYMTWGITLLLMIFGLTAGFMNISLGNNPFDAYKDQKLTMNGFTNAFTTCFFAFCGIETFISTGKNIKNRAKNMPIAIIVIMIATTLFYIVFSVITMFAIGGAFTGNPNTQLFPENNFLRSFGPALVIVCTILMRFNSSLQITLFGGSTLEPLSSQGFISPIFRKENKENVPVAGVLATMGLFVICAIMFLFIPDIIEGATKSPSPLNYGTIASCASILLIAIYGMIIPVVLVQGFKKKIKVEIWEYIAWFITLLFLVFILVSYFIGLAKVFANPKDENGKILIQGLVSSIFQLVYFVGIVIWAILQYFLYYKNKMKKMDPNSEMGKVISEYENFFRLLSDKEMADIRAEEIKNDQEYLEYKLSLKEEKLKNKTVSK, encoded by the coding sequence ATGAAAACAAGAAAAGAACAATTAGGCCTTTTTTCAATAATATGAATTGGCTTTACTTTTATTGCTGGAATTACTTTTACAGCAAGTTTTAGTCAAATAGTACTTGGGGAAGATGGAATCGGTCTTCATATTATTTGATTATTTTTAATAGAGGGTTTAATAGCATTTATGTGTGCTTGAGCCTTTGCAAAATTAGTTAAATATCATCCCCAAGCAAATGGAGGTGGAAGCCAATATGTTAGAACAGCCTTTGGTAAATTCTGAGGTTTATTAATCGGTTTTATCAACTATTCAGTTATTCCTGTAATTGGTATGGCTTTAATAGTTACAATGGTTAGAACTAACTTTGGCCCATTAGAAGAAGGTCAACATGGTCTATGATTAGTTGGACAAGGTCAAAATGGAAATTATGGAAAATTTGGAGAATGAGGAAATCTATACTTAGATTTAATTGCTTTTGCACTTTATATCTTTGCAGCAACAATTATATTTTTTGGAATAAAAAAATATAAGTATGTTGGATTAATTATAGGATATATGACTTGAGGAATTACACTATTATTAATGATTTTTGGTCTAACTGCTGGATTTATGAATATAAGTTTAGGAAATAATCCTTTTGACGCTTATAAAGATCAAAAACTTACTATGAATGGATTTACTAATGCATTTACAACTTGTTTCTTTGCATTTTGTGGAATAGAAACATTTATATCAACAGGTAAAAATATTAAAAATAGAGCTAAAAATATGCCTATTGCAATTATAGTTATAATGATTGCAACAACTCTTTTCTACATAGTATTCTCTGTAATTACTATGTTCGCAATTGGTGGCGCATTTACTGGAAATCCAAATACTCAATTATTTCCAGAAAATAATTTTTTAAGAAGCTTTGGACCTGCATTAGTTATTGTTTGTACAATCCTAATGAGATTTAATTCTTCATTACAAATAACATTATTTGGAGGTTCAACTCTTGAACCTCTATCAAGTCAAGGATTCATTTCACCAATTTTTAGAAAAGAAAATAAAGAAAATGTTCCAGTTGCTGGAGTTTTAGCAACAATGGGATTATTTGTAATTTGTGCAATTATGTTCTTATTTATTCCAGATATTATTGAAGGAGCTACAAAGTCACCTTCTCCACTAAATTATGGAACAATTGCAAGTTGTGCATCAATTCTTTTAATTGCAATCTATGGAATGATTATTCCAGTTGTGCTAGTTCAAGGATTTAAAAAGAAAATAAAAGTTGAAATATGAGAATACATAGCTTGATTTATTACTCTGCTATTCTTAGTATTTATACTAGTTTCATACTTCATTGGATTAGCTAAAGTATTTGCTAATCCAAAAGATGAAAATGGTAAAATTCTCATCCAAGGATTAGTAAGCAGTATCTTCCAATTAGTATACTTCGTAGGTATTGTCATATGAGCAATATTGCAATACTTCTTATACTATAAAAATAAAATGAAAAAAATGGACCCAAATTCAGAAATGGGTAAAGTTATTTCAGAATATGAAAACTTCTTTAGACTTTTAAGTGATAAAGAAATGGCAGATATTAGAGCTGAAGAAATAAAAAATGATCAAGAGTATCTAGAATACAAATTAAGTTTAAAAGAAGAAAAATTAAAAAATAAAACAGTTTCAAAATAG
- a CDS encoding ribonuclease J produces MEDKKQESLQQVKSVVANLEKKIEVKKLADNINPPKKKIQQAPFPTKVFALGGLEEVGKNTYCIEYDNEIIMIDAGVKFPDATQLGVSAVIPDFSYLVENNSKLKGLFITHGHEDHIGGIPYLLQQVEVPVIYAPALAAALIRDRLKEYKLQNKTVVREYTENDVYSTVNFTIQFAAVNHSIPDAFGVHVQTPNGAIFSTGDYKFDWTPLGHDANVQRLATWGNDGIELLMADSTNAEVEGYTIGERKVIQNIDTLFLKSKGRIIIASFASNVHRLQHIIELANKYGRRIVVIGRSIERIIKIIRQMGHLNINDKMFIKPHEIENFPKNQIMILCTGSQGEPMAALSRISRMEHQTIKIIPGDTVIMSSSPIPGNRADVENVINKLTRLGANVIENSGDNKIHTSGHASQEEQKLLFTLLKPRCFMPMHGEYRMLKIHGETAMKVNVKPHNVFVVANGDQIELHNGVGQLGKRVPAEAVFIDGKDMTGKASNVIRERNILSKDGLMAVIISIDSQVNKLSAPPRIVSRGSFYVRDSGNVISESINIVTNAVQEVLKSPKPTFGAIKNAIKESLSPFIFRYKRRNPLIIPVILNKKIEVNK; encoded by the coding sequence ATGGAAGACAAAAAACAAGAGTCTCTACAACAAGTAAAAAGCGTAGTTGCAAATTTAGAGAAAAAAATTGAAGTAAAAAAATTGGCTGATAATATAAATCCGCCAAAGAAAAAAATACAGCAAGCACCCTTTCCTACTAAAGTATTTGCTTTAGGTGGTTTAGAAGAAGTTGGTAAAAATACTTACTGTATCGAATATGATAATGAAATTATTATGATTGATGCTGGGGTTAAATTTCCCGATGCTACACAATTAGGTGTTAGTGCTGTAATTCCTGATTTTAGTTATTTAGTAGAAAATAACTCAAAATTAAAAGGATTATTTATTACTCATGGTCACGAAGATCATATTGGGGGAATCCCTTATCTACTTCAACAAGTTGAAGTACCAGTAATTTATGCACCAGCTTTGGCAGCTGCATTAATTAGAGATAGATTAAAAGAATACAAGTTACAAAATAAAACAGTTGTTAGAGAATATACTGAAAATGATGTTTATTCAACAGTAAATTTCACTATTCAATTCGCAGCAGTAAATCACTCAATACCCGATGCTTTTGGAGTTCATGTGCAAACACCTAATGGTGCTATTTTCTCAACAGGAGATTATAAATTTGACTGAACACCTTTAGGCCATGATGCTAATGTACAAAGATTGGCAACATGAGGAAATGATGGAATTGAGCTATTAATGGCCGATTCAACAAATGCTGAAGTTGAAGGTTATACAATTGGTGAAAGAAAAGTTATTCAAAATATTGATACACTTTTCTTAAAATCAAAAGGAAGAATTATCATTGCTTCATTTGCTTCAAACGTTCATAGATTACAACATATTATTGAACTTGCAAATAAGTATGGTAGAAGAATTGTGGTTATTGGTAGAAGTATTGAAAGAATTATTAAAATAATTAGACAAATGGGTCATTTAAACATTAATGATAAAATGTTTATTAAACCCCATGAAATTGAAAACTTCCCTAAAAACCAAATAATGATTTTATGTACAGGAAGTCAAGGAGAACCAATGGCTGCTCTATCTAGAATATCTAGAATGGAACATCAAACAATAAAAATAATTCCTGGTGATACTGTAATTATGTCTTCATCACCTATTCCTGGTAATAGAGCTGATGTAGAAAATGTAATTAACAAACTAACAAGACTTGGTGCAAATGTTATTGAAAATAGTGGAGATAACAAAATTCATACTTCTGGACATGCAAGTCAAGAAGAACAAAAATTATTATTTACTTTACTAAAGCCAAGATGTTTTATGCCAATGCATGGTGAATATAGAATGTTAAAAATCCATGGTGAAACAGCAATGAAAGTTAATGTTAAACCTCATAACGTATTTGTTGTTGCAAATGGAGATCAAATTGAATTACATAATGGTGTTGGTCAACTTGGTAAAAGAGTACCAGCTGAGGCAGTATTTATTGATGGAAAAGATATGACAGGAAAAGCAAGTAATGTTATTAGAGAAAGAAATATTCTAAGTAAAGATGGTTTAATGGCTGTCATTATTTCAATAGATTCACAAGTTAATAAATTATCAGCTCCTCCTAGAATTGTTTCTAGAGGAAGTTTCTATGTAAGAGATAGTGGAAATGTTATTTCTGAATCAATAAACATAGTTACAAATGCCGTACAAGAAGTTCTTAAGTCACCAAAGCCTACCTTTGGTGCTATTAAGAATGCAATAAAGGAATCATTATCACCTTTCATCTTTAGATATAAAAGAAGAAATCCTTTAATTATTCCAGTTATTTTAAATAAAAAAATAGAGGTTAATAAATAA
- the def gene encoding peptide deformylase: protein MKLDIKKDLLQSQLPTNKWLWKDNQPEIIRNISLDVELPLSKENDLVMRKLIDFVRYSQDSDLNKKENVDYLRPAVGLAAPQIGSNTNMFFARFEWDVENGDVEEYAIINGKITANSDQITYLSDGEGCLSVDKDHKGLVPRSYKIQVEGYDWFKQEYIELTLRGYHAIVFQHELEHNQGKLYYDRINKENPNYNEESWIII from the coding sequence ATGAAATTAGATATAAAAAAGGACTTATTGCAATCACAATTGCCAACAAATAAATGATTGTGAAAAGATAATCAACCAGAAATTATTAGAAATATCTCATTAGACGTTGAATTGCCCCTAAGTAAAGAAAATGACTTAGTAATGAGAAAATTAATTGATTTTGTAAGATATAGTCAGGATTCTGATTTAAATAAAAAGGAAAATGTAGACTACTTGCGCCCAGCTGTTGGGCTAGCAGCTCCTCAAATTGGAAGCAATACCAATATGTTTTTTGCAAGATTTGAATGAGATGTTGAAAATGGTGATGTTGAAGAATATGCAATCATAAATGGAAAAATAACTGCAAATAGTGACCAGATTACTTATTTAAGTGATGGTGAGGGTTGTTTGAGTGTAGATAAAGACCATAAAGGTTTAGTACCAAGAAGTTATAAAATTCAAGTTGAGGGTTATGACTGATTCAAACAAGAATATATTGAATTAACTTTAAGAGGATATCACGCTATTGTTTTTCAACACGAATTGGAACACAATCAAGGAAAGCTTTATTACGATAGAATTAATAAGGAAAATCCCAATTATAATGAGGAAAGTTGAATAATAATTTAG
- the rsmD gene encoding 16S rRNA (guanine(966)-N(2))-methyltransferase RsmD: protein MYNIKSKGKIKMKVISGRFRGRKLVTLDGMNTRPTITRVKEDMFNVLNNYFIFDNKICLDLFGGSGALSLEALSRGIKFAFVNDHYKPALEIIKKNFTGLNSEEFEIFNFDYKKMLSYLTSINKNVDLIFFDPPFAKVEYYTEFFKYISENQLLNNYGILIMESELKLDVREMSTLNLLKYKDFKNKHLYILRLEKESL from the coding sequence TTGTATAATATAAAAAGCAAAGGAAAAATTAAAATGAAAGTAATAAGCGGGCGTTTTAGAGGTAGAAAATTAGTTACATTGGATGGAATGAATACAAGACCAACAATTACAAGAGTTAAAGAAGATATGTTTAATGTTTTAAATAATTATTTTATTTTTGATAACAAAATTTGTTTAGATTTATTTGGTGGAAGTGGAGCTTTGTCACTTGAAGCTTTGTCACGAGGAATAAAGTTTGCCTTTGTAAATGACCACTATAAACCAGCTTTAGAAATCATTAAAAAAAATTTTACAGGATTAAATAGTGAAGAATTCGAAATATTTAACTTTGATTATAAAAAAATGCTTAGTTATTTAACATCTATAAATAAGAATGTAGACTTAATTTTTTTTGACCCTCCATTTGCTAAAGTAGAATACTACACAGAATTTTTCAAATATATTTCTGAGAATCAATTGCTAAATAATTATGGTATATTAATTATGGAATCGGAATTAAAGTTAGATGTTAGGGAAATGTCGACTCTAAATCTTTTAAAATATAAGGATTTTAAAAATAAGCATCTCTATATTTTAAGGCTAGAAAAGGAGAGTTTATAA
- the gmk gene encoding guanylate kinase, with product MEKKQGKIIILSGPSGVGKGTINKELAQDKSLNLVQSISMTTRAPRPEEIDGVNYYFVDKDAFKDAIQHNELIEYAEFINNYYGTPRKVVYDKIAKGENVVLEIEVIGATQVLKKEKPENLVSIFLMPPSLKALEQRLRKRGTEKEEIIKQRLDKALLEIPLKHKYQYVIEIDSVENAVAKVKEVLTKENTLSIDPSESKYFKLKNKVSEIVTGQYQYFVNNWKENVEKVGGEEISENFDFKNYLVDLLTNKTYAHVLASQDLNVLEDSSFVEATVEQFMIDVNFFSIEQKEF from the coding sequence ATGGAAAAAAAACAAGGAAAAATAATAATTTTATCAGGACCATCAGGAGTAGGAAAAGGAACAATTAATAAAGAGTTAGCACAAGACAAATCATTGAATTTAGTACAATCAATTTCTATGACAACTCGTGCTCCTAGACCAGAAGAAATTGATGGAGTTAATTATTATTTTGTTGATAAAGATGCATTTAAAGACGCAATTCAACACAATGAGTTAATTGAATATGCAGAATTTATTAATAATTATTATGGTACTCCAAGAAAAGTTGTTTATGACAAAATTGCAAAAGGAGAAAATGTAGTTTTAGAAATTGAAGTTATTGGTGCCACACAAGTTCTAAAAAAAGAGAAACCAGAAAATTTGGTATCAATTTTTTTAATGCCTCCAAGTTTAAAAGCTTTAGAACAAAGACTAAGAAAACGTGGAACTGAAAAGGAAGAAATTATTAAACAAAGATTAGATAAGGCTTTATTAGAAATTCCATTAAAACATAAATATCAATATGTTATTGAAATTGATAGTGTTGAAAATGCTGTTGCTAAAGTTAAAGAAGTTTTAACAAAAGAAAATACATTAAGCATTGATCCAAGCGAAAGTAAATATTTTAAATTAAAAAATAAGGTAAGTGAGATTGTTACTGGACAATATCAATATTTTGTAAATAATTGAAAAGAAAATGTTGAAAAAGTAGGTGGAGAAGAAATTAGTGAGAACTTTGATTTTAAAAATTATTTAGTTGATTTATTAACTAATAAAACATATGCACATGTACTAGCAAGTCAAGATTTAAATGTATTGGAAGACTCAAGTTTTGTTGAAGCAACTGTGGAGCAATTTATGATTGATGTTAATTTCTTCAGTATTGAACAGAAGGAATTTTAA
- the rsmB gene encoding 16S rRNA (cytosine(967)-C(5))-methyltransferase RsmB, with product MNSRKEALSILFEVFKNNKFSNKLLSNLIETKAMSKEDIAFVFKLVYGTIQYKIYLEYVVNKIIDPNKTDFKIQILLWMNLYQLKFLKSKAYYVINESVNIAKLINKNCAGLVNKVSKKLENQELWEVKIKNKQNIFPLENGFPFWLYKKISADYSKSQAEEFILSSNIESKISLRLNTLKISIKDFEEKYMEKYNLEKSKLIEYFYLTNKNIINQEIFLKGYVTVQDQTSGYASYILNPKPYSKVLDMCSAPGGKLTHLAQIMENKGEIKAFELQESKIHLIEQNLSRLGVKNVILECKNALEISEEKYDFILLDAPCSGYGVIRQKPEIKLKKYSDLENSELILLQSQLLEKAYNCAKVNTEIVYSTCTINKKENEEQISNFLLRHKDIKKIYEKVFFGSEYDNDGFYICKMKRI from the coding sequence ATGAACTCAAGAAAAGAGGCTTTAAGTATTTTGTTTGAGGTATTTAAGAATAATAAATTCTCAAATAAATTACTTAGTAATTTAATTGAAACAAAGGCTATGTCAAAAGAAGACATAGCCTTTGTTTTCAAATTGGTATATGGAACTATTCAATACAAAATTTATTTAGAGTATGTAGTTAATAAAATAATTGATCCAAATAAAACTGATTTTAAAATTCAAATACTTCTTTGAATGAATTTATATCAGTTAAAATTTTTAAAGTCAAAAGCCTATTATGTTATTAATGAATCTGTAAATATTGCAAAATTAATCAATAAAAATTGTGCAGGATTAGTAAATAAAGTTTCAAAAAAACTTGAAAATCAAGAACTTTGAGAAGTAAAAATTAAAAATAAACAAAATATTTTTCCACTAGAAAATGGATTTCCATTTTGACTATATAAAAAAATTTCAGCAGATTATTCAAAATCTCAAGCAGAGGAATTTATTTTAAGTTCAAATATTGAAAGTAAAATTAGTTTGAGATTAAATACCTTAAAAATATCAATAAAGGATTTTGAAGAAAAATATATGGAAAAATATAATTTAGAAAAATCAAAACTAATCGAATATTTTTACTTAACTAATAAAAATATTATTAATCAAGAAATATTTTTAAAAGGTTATGTTACAGTTCAAGACCAAACAAGTGGATATGCTTCTTATATTTTAAATCCAAAACCATATTCAAAAGTTTTGGATATGTGTAGCGCACCTGGTGGTAAATTAACTCACCTTGCTCAAATAATGGAAAATAAGGGTGAAATTAAGGCGTTTGAATTGCAAGAGAGTAAAATACATTTAATAGAACAAAATCTCTCTAGATTAGGAGTCAAAAATGTAATTTTAGAATGTAAAAATGCTCTGGAAATTTCAGAAGAGAAATATGATTTTATTTTATTGGATGCACCTTGCTCAGGTTATGGAGTTATTAGACAAAAGCCTGAAATTAAATTAAAAAAATATAGTGACCTGGAAAATTCAGAACTTATTTTATTACAATCTCAACTACTAGAAAAAGCATATAATTGTGCAAAAGTAAATACTGAAATAGTGTATTCAACTTGCACCATTAATAAAAAAGAAAATGAAGAGCAAATCAGTAATTTCTTATTAAGACATAAGGATATTAAAAAAATATATGAAAAAGTATTTTTTGGAAGTGAATATGATAATGATGGATTTTATATTTGTAAAATGAAAAGAATTTAA
- the rlmN gene encoding 23S rRNA (adenine(2503)-C(2))-methyltransferase RlmN has translation MEQTSIFRYTIQELEEILVENGFKKFSAKQVYDWIYLKMETKFDNMTNLSKELREFLNARFVTNLLKDLVTEESKDGTIKILFMLDDKKSIETVLMPQKYGQSVCVTTQVGCKMSCKFCASGLIKTERNLSVDEIVRQIYTMNLYLKEKYKNDPENKRSRVSHIVVMGIGEPFDNYENVLKFIKIINDKNGFEIGARHITISTCGIVPKIKLFADLKTQINLAISLHASNDYVRNQLMPINKAFPIKVLLDSVRYYVDQTNRRVTFEYILIDGLNDKPEHALELAKIIRGINAYVNLIPYNEVEENPYRKSTRVEEFFKILKKQNITAIVRKEFGADIDAACGQLRAKREGVIKNEI, from the coding sequence ATGGAACAAACAAGTATATTCAGGTACACAATTCAAGAACTAGAAGAAATTCTTGTGGAAAATGGATTTAAAAAATTTTCTGCTAAACAGGTTTATGATTGAATTTACCTTAAAATGGAAACAAAATTTGATAATATGACTAATTTAAGTAAGGAATTAAGAGAATTTCTTAATGCAAGATTTGTAACTAATTTACTTAAAGACTTAGTTACTGAAGAGTCTAAGGATGGAACAATCAAAATTTTATTTATGTTAGATGATAAAAAGTCAATTGAAACTGTTCTTATGCCTCAAAAGTATGGACAATCTGTTTGTGTTACAACACAAGTTGGATGTAAAATGTCTTGCAAATTCTGTGCTTCTGGATTAATAAAAACTGAAAGAAATCTATCTGTTGATGAAATAGTGAGACAAATATATACAATGAATTTATACTTAAAAGAGAAATATAAAAATGATCCTGAAAATAAAAGGTCTAGAGTTAGTCATATTGTTGTTATGGGAATTGGTGAGCCATTTGATAACTATGAAAATGTATTAAAATTTATAAAAATAATTAATGATAAAAATGGATTTGAAATTGGGGCTAGACATATTACAATTTCTACTTGTGGAATTGTTCCAAAAATTAAACTATTTGCGGATTTAAAAACACAGATAAATCTTGCAATTTCATTACATGCTTCTAATGATTATGTTAGGAATCAATTAATGCCAATTAATAAAGCATTTCCAATTAAAGTTTTATTAGATTCTGTAAGATATTATGTTGATCAAACAAATAGAAGGGTTACCTTTGAATATATTTTAATTGATGGTTTAAATGATAAGCCAGAACATGCATTAGAATTGGCTAAAATCATTAGAGGTATTAATGCATATGTTAATTTAATTCCTTATAATGAAGTTGAAGAAAATCCTTATAGAAAATCAACAAGAGTAGAGGAATTTTTCAAAATATTAAAAAAACAAAATATTACTGCAATTGTAAGAAAAGAATTTGGTGCAGATATTGACGCGGCTTGTGGCCAGTTAAGAGCCAAAAGGGAAGGTGTCATAAAAAATGAAATTTAA
- a CDS encoding PP2C family protein-serine/threonine phosphatase — protein MKFKSAMLTDIGNYRKTNQDYLDFATKKTGEALGVVCDGMGGHAYGEVASKLAVQKFIEYFNQSDFSQLNQKEINRWLRSCVNNILTEMVEYSNERFETKDMGTTLTAILFTKDGGFVINVGDSRTYKLVNDNLFQITEDQNLWNSTPEAERKDIQMSGIYEKANDVTFWKVLTSALGPQKTLRIDTYFVENQEGIYMLTTDGVHDYIDEEITASTLANKKVKLKDKASLIIEDAKDNISTDNLSILIIEAE, from the coding sequence ATGAAATTTAAAAGTGCAATGCTTACTGATATAGGTAATTATAGAAAAACTAATCAAGATTATCTTGATTTTGCAACAAAAAAAACTGGAGAAGCTCTAGGAGTTGTTTGCGATGGAATGGGTGGACACGCTTATGGTGAGGTCGCATCAAAACTAGCTGTTCAAAAATTTATTGAGTATTTTAATCAAAGTGATTTTTCACAACTTAATCAAAAAGAAATAAATAGATGATTAAGAAGTTGTGTAAATAATATTTTGACTGAAATGGTAGAATATTCAAATGAAAGATTTGAAACAAAGGACATGGGTACAACATTAACAGCTATTTTATTTACAAAAGATGGCGGATTTGTTATTAATGTTGGAGACTCAAGAACTTATAAATTAGTTAATGATAATTTATTTCAAATAACTGAAGACCAAAATTTATGGAACTCAACTCCAGAAGCAGAAAGAAAAGATATTCAAATGTCAGGAATTTATGAAAAGGCTAATGATGTTACTTTCTGAAAAGTTTTAACAAGTGCGTTGGGCCCACAAAAAACCTTAAGAATTGATACATATTTTGTAGAGAATCAAGAAGGTATATACATGTTAACAACAGATGGTGTTCATGATTATATTGATGAAGAAATAACTGCTTCTACTTTAGCAAATAAAAAAGTAAAATTAAAGGATAAGGCAAGTTTAATAATAGAAGATGCAAAAGACAACATCTCAACAGATAATTTATCAATCCTTATTATTGAAGCAGAGTAA